A stretch of the Crocinitomicaceae bacterium genome encodes the following:
- a CDS encoding tetratricopeptide repeat protein produces MKYCTKLIICHFRLTALVLLASCLFALNSHAQRDTSTVNTLLGRAEYYRLDNTDSLYYFAQKALHLSNQLDYAYGQAKAYYYLSFAESNRASFTLCVAYCDSGITVCDQHHFAQIKADLLNMKGIVFSDMGDFDKSIELYLEGKKSAEESNYERGINIAHTNIGVSYYMKGDLEKSLQYFQMSRDYFDHAGDTTNYIVLQTNIASIYTEMGQYELGYEVLEEAKKYCEDIPGQQMVFTELISQEAVIADKSGNTKLALDTYKRVIELKKDIGDWRGIARMYNNMADIYFSQKNYAQAIPLGQRALEIVDSLGYPYDLMEFSKNIATFLSEEGKYMQALEYALTAKEASIETGATDVEMATNLILAEIFNGLGDYKKSTDILFEYLDMKDSSDAAESERAMEEMAVLHQLDKRELENARLQDVNEKNLALQQLQEEQLKKTRVQIWFVSIGLLLVLGLMIISFRAYQNKKKSSALIASQKEEVERQKTEIEKQHEILEEVHREVKDSIRYAQRIQAAILPPEKNINEVFGQNFILYQPKDIVAGDFYWMQTKGDIVFLAVADCTGHGVPGAMVSVVCNNALNRAVREYGLISPGEILDKTRELVIEEFEKSDEDVKDGMDISLIAMNIKNGNKKTIQWAGANNPLWVVKECDNSLIEVKPDKQPIGKFANAKPFTTQQVDLNPGDVLYIFSDGFADQFGGEKGKKFKSATLKDLLKSIANNPLSQQKTQLVNAFENWRSGFEQIDDVCVIGVRV; encoded by the coding sequence ATGAAGTACTGCACAAAATTGATTATTTGCCATTTTCGTCTAACTGCACTTGTTCTGCTGGCTTCTTGCTTATTTGCCTTGAATAGCCATGCACAGCGTGATACATCTACAGTGAATACGTTGTTGGGTAGGGCAGAATATTATAGATTAGATAATACGGATTCGTTATACTATTTTGCGCAAAAAGCACTTCATCTTTCTAATCAGTTAGACTATGCTTATGGTCAGGCAAAGGCATATTACTATCTCTCATTTGCTGAAAGTAATCGGGCTTCATTTACGTTGTGTGTTGCATATTGTGATTCCGGAATCACGGTATGTGATCAACATCATTTTGCGCAAATTAAAGCTGATTTGCTCAACATGAAGGGCATTGTTTTTTCTGATATGGGTGATTTTGATAAATCCATTGAATTATATCTTGAAGGAAAAAAATCTGCTGAAGAATCAAACTATGAGCGTGGAATCAATATTGCCCACACCAATATTGGCGTGAGTTATTATATGAAAGGTGATCTTGAAAAATCATTGCAATACTTTCAAATGTCGCGTGATTATTTTGACCATGCCGGTGACACCACCAATTACATTGTTTTGCAAACCAACATTGCTTCAATTTACACTGAAATGGGACAATATGAATTGGGGTATGAAGTGCTGGAAGAGGCAAAAAAATATTGTGAAGACATACCCGGTCAGCAAATGGTATTCACTGAATTGATATCACAAGAGGCTGTCATAGCTGACAAAAGTGGAAATACCAAATTAGCACTTGACACCTATAAAAGGGTGATTGAACTTAAAAAAGATATTGGTGATTGGCGTGGTATTGCACGCATGTATAACAACATGGCCGATATTTATTTTTCTCAAAAAAATTACGCGCAAGCCATTCCATTGGGGCAACGTGCGCTTGAGATTGTTGATTCGCTTGGATACCCTTATGACCTGATGGAGTTTTCAAAAAACATTGCTACTTTTTTATCAGAAGAGGGAAAATATATGCAAGCACTTGAATATGCCCTTACAGCTAAAGAGGCGAGTATTGAAACCGGTGCAACGGATGTTGAAATGGCAACCAATTTGATTCTGGCTGAAATTTTTAATGGTTTGGGTGATTATAAAAAATCAACAGACATATTGTTTGAATATCTTGACATGAAAGATTCTTCTGATGCGGCAGAATCAGAGCGTGCCATGGAAGAGATGGCTGTGCTGCACCAATTAGACAAGCGAGAATTAGAGAACGCGCGCCTGCAAGATGTGAACGAAAAAAATCTTGCCTTACAACAATTGCAAGAGGAGCAACTGAAAAAAACCAGGGTGCAGATATGGTTTGTTTCTATTGGATTATTGCTTGTACTTGGGTTAATGATTATCTCTTTCAGGGCTTATCAGAATAAAAAGAAAAGCAGCGCATTAATTGCATCACAAAAAGAAGAAGTAGAACGGCAAAAAACTGAAATTGAAAAACAACATGAAATTTTAGAAGAGGTTCACCGTGAAGTGAAAGATAGTATCCGTTATGCTCAGCGTATTCAAGCGGCTATTTTGCCTCCTGAAAAAAACATCAATGAAGTGTTTGGTCAAAATTTTATTCTCTATCAACCCAAAGATATTGTTGCCGGTGATTTTTATTGGATGCAAACAAAGGGTGATATCGTTTTTCTGGCTGTGGCAGATTGCACCGGACATGGTGTGCCTGGCGCAATGGTTAGCGTGGTGTGTAATAATGCGCTCAACAGGGCTGTGCGAGAGTATGGCTTAATTTCACCGGGTGAAATTCTTGATAAAACACGAGAATTGGTAATTGAAGAATTTGAGAAATCAGATGAAGATGTAAAAGACGGAATGGATATTTCTCTAATTGCTATGAATATAAAAAATGGCAATAAAAAAACAATTCAATGGGCAGGTGCAAATAATCCTTTATGGGTGGTGAAAGAGTGCGACAATTCACTGATTGAAGTGAAGCCGGATAAACAACCGATTGGAAAATTTGCCAATGCAAAACCATTTACAACGCAGCAAGTGGATTTAAACCCGGGTGATGTTTTATATATTTTTAGTGACGGCTTTGCTGATCAATTTGGTGGAGAGAAAGGAAAAAAATTTAAGTCAGCTACCCTAAAAGATCTACTTAAATCTATTGCCAATAATCCACTGTCACAACAGAAAACGCAACTGGTGAATGCTTTTGAAAACTGGCGTTCAGGCTTTGAACAAATTGATGATGTATGCGTGATTGGCGTGAGAGTTTAG
- the murA gene encoding UDP-N-acetylglucosamine 1-carboxyvinyltransferase produces the protein MGAFEIQGGYSLKGEVHPQGAKNEALQILCAVLLTPDKITISNIPDIVDVNKLINLLQAMGVRVEKVEKGTYIFKAADVDLEHLKSDDYAKRAASLRGSVMVVGPLLARFGTAFIPKPGGDKIGRRRLDTHFEGFQKLGAKFNYDAQNYYYHVDAKKLTGTYMHLDEASVTGTANIVMAAVLAKGTTTIYNAACEPYLQQLCKMLNSMGAKISGIGSNMLVIEGVKSLGGCFHRILPDMIEIGSFIGLAAMTQSEITIKDVSYPNLGIIPDTFRKLGIQMELKGDDLFIPAQKNYKIDTFIDGSILTIADAPWPGFTPDLLSIVLVVATQAKGAVLIHQKMFESRLFFTDKLIDMGAQIILCDPHRAAVIGMNHEHRLRGISMTSPDIRAGVALLIAALSAEGKSTIHNIEQIDRGYENIDMRLNNLGAKIMRVK, from the coding sequence ATGGGTGCATTTGAAATTCAAGGTGGATACTCATTGAAAGGAGAAGTTCATCCGCAGGGAGCAAAAAACGAGGCATTGCAAATCTTATGTGCCGTACTTCTTACACCAGATAAAATTACCATCAGTAACATTCCTGATATTGTTGATGTCAATAAGCTTATCAACCTTTTGCAAGCAATGGGTGTGCGCGTTGAAAAAGTTGAGAAAGGCACGTATATTTTCAAGGCAGCTGATGTTGATTTGGAACATCTGAAATCAGATGATTATGCAAAACGAGCTGCATCATTGCGCGGTTCAGTGATGGTGGTTGGACCCCTATTGGCAAGGTTTGGAACAGCGTTCATTCCAAAGCCCGGAGGAGATAAAATTGGTAGACGCAGATTGGATACCCACTTTGAAGGATTTCAAAAACTTGGCGCAAAATTCAACTATGATGCGCAAAATTATTATTACCACGTAGACGCAAAAAAACTCACCGGAACATACATGCATTTAGATGAAGCATCAGTTACCGGAACAGCAAATATTGTCATGGCCGCCGTGCTGGCTAAAGGCACTACCACAATTTATAATGCTGCATGTGAACCTTACTTGCAGCAATTGTGTAAAATGCTAAACAGCATGGGTGCAAAAATTTCAGGTATTGGGTCTAACATGCTGGTGATTGAAGGGGTGAAATCACTTGGTGGTTGTTTTCATCGCATTTTGCCTGACATGATTGAGATTGGAAGTTTCATTGGCTTAGCCGCCATGACGCAATCTGAAATTACAATTAAAGATGTAAGCTATCCAAATCTTGGTATCATTCCGGATACATTCAGAAAATTAGGAATTCAAATGGAATTGAAAGGCGATGATCTTTTCATTCCCGCACAAAAAAATTATAAGATAGATACGTTTATTGACGGATCCATTCTGACCATTGCTGATGCGCCATGGCCTGGTTTTACGCCAGATTTGCTAAGCATTGTTTTGGTAGTTGCAACACAAGCAAAAGGAGCCGTTTTGATTCATCAAAAAATGTTTGAATCACGTTTATTTTTTACAGATAAACTTATTGATATGGGTGCGCAAATTATTTTGTGTGATCCGCATCGTGCGGCTGTAATTGGCATGAATCATGAACATCGGTTGAGAGGTATTTCTATGACATCACCAGATATTCGTGCCGGGGTTGCATTGCTCATTGCGGCATTATCAGCAGAAGGAAAAAGTACTATACACAACATTGAGCAAATTGACCGCGGATATGAAAACATTGATATGCGGTTGAATAATTTAGGTGCTAAAATTATGCGTGTGAAGTAA
- a CDS encoding DUF4290 domain-containing protein, which translates to MDNIHQLEYNTIRPKMHIPEYGRNVQKMIDHAVSLTSKEERNKVANAIIKVMGELNPQLRDVEEYKPKLWTHLFIMSDFQLDVDSPYPLPSREALEEKPKIVGYPQSEIKIGHYGKIVQQMIEKACALPDNDERKALSKIIAGLMKRFHLTFNTSSVEDQVILNHLKMLSKGKLTLEDTSFLPGTNDILRQNNQQGNPMKTNFNGANKKKKKKNKNGGGNNQGQNQNQRQQQNFKKPN; encoded by the coding sequence ATGGATAATATACATCAGCTTGAATACAATACAATACGTCCTAAAATGCACATTCCTGAATATGGGCGTAACGTACAAAAAATGATTGATCACGCAGTTAGTCTCACCTCAAAAGAAGAGCGCAACAAGGTGGCCAATGCCATCATCAAAGTGATGGGAGAACTCAACCCGCAGTTACGTGATGTTGAAGAATACAAACCAAAATTGTGGACGCATCTTTTCATCATGTCTGATTTTCAATTAGACGTTGATTCACCCTACCCTTTGCCATCACGTGAGGCATTGGAAGAAAAACCTAAAATTGTTGGTTATCCTCAGAGTGAAATAAAAATTGGTCACTACGGAAAAATTGTCCAGCAAATGATTGAAAAAGCCTGTGCATTGCCTGATAATGACGAGCGCAAAGCCTTGTCAAAAATTATTGCCGGTTTAATGAAACGCTTTCACTTAACCTTTAATACAAGCTCAGTTGAAGATCAGGTTATTTTGAATCATCTTAAAATGTTATCTAAAGGAAAATTGACACTTGAAGACACTTCATTTTTACCGGGCACGAATGATATTTTGCGTCAGAATAATCAGCAAGGTAATCCAATGAAAACAAATTTCAACGGAGCAAATAAAAAGAAGAAAAAGAAGAATAAAAACGGAGGAGGAAACAATCAGGGGCAGAATCAAAACCAAAGACAACAGCAAAACTTTAAAAAACCAAACTGA
- a CDS encoding DUF2490 domain-containing protein encodes MLVLFTKSIYVYSQDNGLGSWNILHLEYNINKKWEIFSESQLRSLRFYNHFHYYEFKGGVQYQPTENINFTLAAGTYQTYKEGGNFVTPKNNDEFRLWPQVILTQKLGIFKIEQRYRAEFRFTSNGYRNRFRYRLGIILPFGKEQNGYKPFQIAASNEVFFTQVEPYFERNRMAFHISYRNAHSLKIQLGYIHQFDYQINDETGRDFFQIGFYFELGD; translated from the coding sequence ATGCTTGTCCTTTTTACTAAGTCAATTTACGTTTATTCACAAGACAATGGACTTGGTTCATGGAATATTCTACACTTAGAGTACAACATAAATAAAAAGTGGGAAATTTTTTCAGAGAGTCAGTTGCGTTCACTGCGTTTTTACAACCATTTTCATTATTACGAATTCAAGGGAGGTGTACAGTACCAACCAACTGAAAATATAAATTTCACTCTAGCCGCCGGCACTTACCAAACCTATAAAGAAGGAGGAAATTTTGTTACACCAAAAAACAATGATGAGTTCAGGTTGTGGCCCCAAGTTATTCTCACACAAAAATTGGGTATATTTAAAATAGAACAAAGATATCGGGCAGAATTCCGTTTTACAAGTAATGGATATCGGAACAGATTCAGGTATCGCTTAGGTATTATTTTGCCATTCGGTAAAGAGCAGAATGGGTATAAACCATTTCAAATTGCCGCCAGCAATGAAGTATTTTTCACCCAAGTTGAACCCTATTTTGAGCGGAACCGGATGGCATTTCATATAAGCTATCGCAACGCACATTCACTCAAGATTCAGTTAGGCTATATTCATCAATTTGACTATCAAATCAACGATGAAACAGGACGAGATTTTTTTCAGATAGGTTTTTATTTTGAATTGGGTGATTGA
- a CDS encoding SpoIIE family protein phosphatase: protein METMAMESGSTTLLSDASLSERLALLEARSLEMEESIRYAGSLQRSILPNERLFTNAFHNAFVMFQPKDIVSGDFYWIYQYHNEIYFAVADCTGHGVPGALVNIAGNTLLRQLIRIEGLTDPAKIVSLLDHELVSLFNENLTEGTMRDGMDIIFCKFNLQSGKGSFCAAGRPLLLVRNGSLMEFKKGPDSIGYSTSNKIFETIETDLQQGDKFYLFSDGYTDQFGGENVKKFNRERFRNLLTSIYPMSMEKQKKELQLSYQNWKGKQEQIDDVCVIGIEI, encoded by the coding sequence ATGGAAACAATGGCCATGGAATCCGGTTCTACCACTCTTTTGTCAGATGCCAGTTTATCAGAACGGCTGGCACTACTTGAGGCTCGCTCTCTTGAAATGGAAGAGAGCATTCGTTATGCAGGCAGTTTACAACGCTCTATTTTACCAAACGAGCGACTTTTTACAAATGCTTTCCATAATGCTTTTGTCATGTTTCAACCAAAAGATATTGTAAGCGGAGATTTTTATTGGATTTACCAATATCACAATGAAATCTATTTTGCAGTAGCTGATTGTACAGGGCATGGTGTGCCCGGTGCATTGGTCAATATTGCGGGCAACACCTTGCTCAGACAATTAATACGAATTGAGGGCTTGACTGATCCGGCAAAAATTGTTTCATTACTTGATCATGAATTGGTGAGTTTATTCAATGAAAATTTAACTGAAGGCACCATGCGTGACGGTATGGATATCATCTTTTGTAAATTCAATCTGCAAAGCGGCAAAGGCTCATTCTGCGCAGCCGGAAGGCCACTTTTATTAGTGCGCAACGGATCCTTAATGGAGTTCAAAAAAGGACCTGACAGCATTGGATACAGCACATCAAATAAAATTTTTGAAACAATAGAAACTGATTTGCAACAAGGTGACAAATTCTATTTATTTTCTGATGGATACACGGATCAGTTCGGTGGTGAAAATGTAAAAAAATTCAACCGTGAACGGTTTCGCAATTTGTTGACATCTATTTATCCCATGTCAATGGAAAAGCAGAAAAAAGAACTGCAACTTTCATATCAAAACTGGAAAGGGAAACAAGAACAAATAGATGATGTATGTGTTATTGGAATTGAGATTTGA
- a CDS encoding tetratricopeptide repeat protein codes for MTARFNGYYNAGVIIDETLLSYRSGYTDAYYDIIPLIVYPSEKDAPALYPQMDKAIEKCEKVILRHSMPMQGKKKQNEEYCRWIDDNWLVIAQAHFYKREYLLAAQKFEYVQKVYQGEESVYEAQIWLARTYIALGNYPEAKRILTQVEISMKNAEELRDRKLGEKLSDRKKNRSAKKKNKKKGIKEPAIFPKRLESDYYATMADLYIQQEQYKPAIENLELAIETCHNRKLKARYMFVLAQLYQRMGDGVMAVNYYNKVAHSSAPYEMQFQAKINRALAATSGGEDIRKELHKMLRDEKNAEYKDQIYYALAELDMKDGDVPSAKTNYSSSVYWSVKNDRQKGISYLRLADLHFNEQDYIKAQKYYDSCVKVMPEEYEDYPAIKSKADGLEDLVFHYETVMFEDSVQRIADMDPVSREKFLEQTLKDLLEAEKLRKQQEQERLLATQTKVNSQTNDAGDGSKWYFYNSKVRGSGFNDFRAQWGTRPLEDNWRRSDKNSVSFDEDTSATNTSGGGKKDSLTVADLMKDIPLTQGAKDSSDNRLMNSLYMLGVIYKEQLKEETDAIYYFNQVIDRGIEHPRVLEAMYQLYLIYIKQGSSEADKYKQMILTRYPDSEIAKVVNDPDYLRKKEEENKKELNDYSQVLSDYKMRYYGAVIARCNEVITYDRQNKYLYKYYLLKAFAISKTSPGNVEAIASPLQELYNLAPESEEGKQAKIYLDKIYAGGAIVDPDKDTSLYKYTSDGEYFFIVVIPTEAGGTEASKIKLANFNNEYFRSKRYTVINTALGDKYQLLVVKTFLQLDEGKQWVATYKSSTAGSIIGTMATDYEGYLINQVNFSTLLNSKELDAYKEFYQKNYP; via the coding sequence ATGACCGCACGCTTCAACGGTTACTACAATGCAGGTGTTATTATTGATGAAACTTTGCTCTCTTACCGCAGCGGGTACACTGATGCGTATTATGACATTATTCCGCTCATTGTATATCCATCAGAAAAAGATGCTCCGGCACTTTACCCTCAAATGGACAAAGCCATTGAAAAATGTGAGAAGGTAATTCTGCGCCACAGCATGCCCATGCAAGGCAAGAAAAAACAAAATGAAGAATACTGCCGATGGATTGATGACAACTGGTTGGTAATTGCTCAAGCACATTTTTATAAAAGAGAATATTTATTAGCTGCACAAAAATTTGAATACGTTCAGAAAGTATATCAAGGTGAAGAGTCAGTGTATGAAGCGCAAATTTGGCTGGCGCGCACTTATATTGCATTGGGCAACTATCCTGAAGCAAAACGCATACTTACCCAGGTAGAAATTTCCATGAAAAATGCAGAGGAATTGCGTGACAGAAAACTTGGTGAAAAACTCAGTGACAGGAAAAAAAATCGCAGCGCTAAAAAGAAAAATAAGAAAAAAGGCATCAAAGAACCCGCTATTTTTCCAAAAAGACTAGAGTCAGACTACTATGCAACCATGGCTGATTTATATATTCAACAAGAACAGTATAAACCCGCCATTGAAAATCTTGAATTAGCCATTGAAACATGTCATAACAGAAAACTAAAAGCCCGTTATATGTTTGTGTTGGCACAATTATATCAACGCATGGGTGATGGTGTAATGGCCGTAAATTATTATAACAAAGTGGCACACTCATCAGCGCCTTATGAAATGCAATTCCAAGCAAAAATTAATCGTGCGCTGGCTGCAACATCTGGTGGAGAAGATATCCGCAAGGAACTTCATAAAATGCTGCGCGATGAAAAGAATGCAGAGTACAAAGATCAGATTTATTATGCCTTGGCCGAATTAGACATGAAGGATGGTGATGTTCCATCAGCTAAAACAAATTATTCAAGTTCAGTATACTGGTCAGTTAAAAATGATCGTCAAAAAGGCATCAGTTATCTGCGGCTGGCTGATCTGCATTTTAATGAACAAGATTATATCAAAGCACAAAAATATTATGACAGTTGTGTTAAAGTAATGCCTGAAGAATATGAAGATTATCCTGCGATAAAAAGCAAAGCTGATGGCTTAGAAGATTTGGTTTTTCACTATGAAACAGTAATGTTTGAGGACAGCGTGCAACGCATTGCTGACATGGATCCCGTTAGCAGAGAAAAATTTCTGGAGCAAACCTTAAAAGATTTACTTGAAGCAGAAAAATTGCGCAAGCAACAAGAACAAGAAAGATTATTAGCAACCCAAACAAAAGTAAACAGTCAAACCAATGATGCAGGTGATGGGTCAAAGTGGTATTTCTATAATTCTAAAGTACGTGGCAGCGGGTTCAATGATTTCAGAGCACAGTGGGGTACGCGTCCGTTGGAAGACAATTGGAGACGAAGTGATAAAAACAGTGTATCATTTGACGAAGATACCAGTGCAACAAACACATCAGGCGGAGGTAAAAAAGATTCACTCACGGTGGCTGATTTAATGAAAGATATTCCGCTTACACAAGGTGCAAAAGATTCTTCGGATAATCGCTTGATGAATTCTCTGTACATGTTGGGTGTAATTTATAAAGAGCAACTAAAAGAGGAAACAGATGCTATTTATTATTTCAACCAAGTTATTGATCGTGGCATTGAACACCCAAGAGTGCTTGAAGCGATGTATCAATTATATCTTATCTATATTAAACAAGGGTCATCAGAGGCAGATAAGTACAAACAGATGATATTGACAAGATACCCTGATTCTGAAATTGCCAAAGTGGTAAACGATCCTGATTATTTGCGTAAAAAAGAAGAAGAAAACAAAAAAGAACTGAACGATTATTCTCAGGTATTGAGTGATTATAAAATGCGCTATTACGGTGCAGTAATAGCGCGCTGTAATGAAGTAATCACCTATGACAGACAAAACAAATATTTGTACAAATATTATTTGCTGAAGGCTTTTGCAATAAGTAAAACAAGTCCGGGTAACGTTGAGGCTATTGCCAGTCCGTTACAAGAATTATATAACCTTGCGCCTGAAAGCGAGGAGGGAAAACAGGCAAAAATTTATTTAGATAAAATATACGCAGGTGGTGCTATTGTTGATCCTGATAAAGACACCAGTTTGTATAAATACACTTCAGATGGTGAGTACTTTTTTATTGTAGTAATACCAACTGAAGCCGGCGGAACTGAGGCAAGCAAAATTAAATTAGCCAACTTCAACAACGAGTATTTCAGATCAAAACGCTACACTGTCATCAATACGGCTTTGGGTGATAAGTATCAGTTGTTGGTGGTGAAAACATTCCTTCAGTTAGATGAAGGAAAACAATGGGTTGCCACTTATAAATCATCCACAGCAGGCAGTATAATTGGCACTATGGCTACTGATTATGAAGGCTATCTAATCAATCAAGTGAATTTTTCTACCCTACTCAACAGCAAAGAACTTGATGCATACAAAGAGTTCTATCAGAAAAATTATCCTTAG
- a CDS encoding alpha/beta hydrolase yields MSSKPLFVKQSGTGPALIFLHGFLEDHTIWYSVFPTFVNAGFTCYMPDLPCHGNSRFEGEKCSMQEMAWGIQDLIIREKIHHPIIIGHSMGGYVGLALKKMSPLKKLILLHSNFWADSEEKKKDRDRVCEVVEKSRRLFLNEAIPNLFAPQNREFRREHIDRLIERADKIPVSEIIAATRGLRDRHGAYDQMNDNEVIMIQGDNDPVIPVSLLDQELEKLRIKPSVFTLANCGHMGFIEQPENLIQVLKDVLIE; encoded by the coding sequence ATGTCATCTAAACCTTTGTTCGTCAAACAATCCGGAACCGGACCCGCACTGATATTTCTACATGGTTTTCTTGAAGATCACACCATCTGGTATTCTGTTTTCCCAACCTTTGTCAATGCCGGTTTCACCTGCTATATGCCTGATTTGCCTTGTCATGGTAATTCACGATTTGAGGGAGAAAAATGCAGCATGCAAGAGATGGCCTGGGGGATACAAGATCTGATCATCCGTGAAAAAATCCATCACCCCATCATCATTGGTCATTCAATGGGTGGTTATGTCGGACTAGCGCTGAAGAAAATGTCACCGCTGAAAAAATTAATACTACTCCATTCTAATTTCTGGGCTGATTCTGAGGAGAAAAAAAAAGACAGAGACCGCGTGTGTGAAGTAGTTGAAAAATCACGGCGCCTGTTTTTAAATGAGGCTATTCCCAATTTATTTGCACCACAAAACCGAGAATTCAGAAGAGAGCATATTGACAGACTGATTGAAAGAGCAGACAAAATACCGGTATCAGAAATCATTGCTGCAACGCGGGGTTTACGTGATCGCCACGGGGCGTATGATCAAATGAACGACAATGAGGTGATCATGATTCAAGGAGATAATGACCCGGTAATACCTGTTAGTCTGTTAGATCAAGAACTTGAAAAACTGCGTATTAAACCAAGTGTATTTACTTTAGCAAACTGCGGGCACATGGGGTTTATTGAACAACCTGAAAATTTAATTCAAGTGCTAAAGGACGTGTTGATTGAATAA